Proteins encoded within one genomic window of Oryza brachyantha chromosome 7, ObraRS2, whole genome shotgun sequence:
- the LOC102700913 gene encoding IQ domain-containing protein IQM2-like, giving the protein MGVLFSCPVDDDGAVENGLAAAAAAGNAAEPTVLRASLGSGKLRIEGSLSFKTREQQQSLLQVETKISITSPRAAPAPMPRELLRTRFADAASPAAAAPESPKHEAAAVTLQKVYKSFRTRRRLADCAVLVEQSWWKLLDFALLKRSSVSFFDIEKQESAVSKWARARTRAAKVGKGLSKDDKAQKLALQHWLEAIDPRHRYGHNLHYYYDCWLQCESKEPFFYWLDVGEGKEINLEDRCPRWKLLSQCIKYLGPQEREDYEVVIEHGKFMYKNSRQILDTSGGPRDDKWIFVLSTSKNLYVGQKKKGKFQHSSFLAGGATSAAGRLVVEDGTLKAIWPHSGHYRPTEENFQEFQGFLKDNNVDLTDVKMSPTEGDEEFWGRLRSIPSDRCADADNTEEEMNSSEQAVHHCQTPEATKTSHEKEVSSQQEEAISHPSTLKILPRVDSSEGTEMSNARDNGWPEQEEANHDQLQDPEEDDEPSSSSSSVPREKILERINSKKEAKSYQLGKQLSFKWTTGAGPRIVCVRDYPSELQLRALEQVHLSPRSGGGGGRAASSRFASPQRSSSPMARGCSEPLTPGEAFRAHLQRTVC; this is encoded by the exons ATGGGCGTGCTGTTCTCGTGTCCtgtggacgacgacggcgcggtggaGAACGGGTtggccgctgcggcggcggcggggaatgCGGCGGAGCCGACGGTGCTGAGGGCGTCGCTGGGCTCCGGCAAGCTGCGGATCGAGGGGTCCCTCAGCTTCAAGACgagggagcagcagcagtcgCTCCTCCAGGTGGAGACCAAGATCTCCATcacctcgccgcgcgccgcgccggcgccgatgcCGAGGGAGCTCCTCCGGACCCGCTTCGCCGACGCGgcgtcccccgccgccgccgccccggagAGCCCCAAGCACGAGGCCGCGGCGGTGACGCTGCAGAAGGTGTACAAGAGCTTccgcacccgccgccgcctcgccgactGCGCCGTCCTCGTCGAGCAGAGCTG GTGGAAGCTGCTGGATTTCGCGCTGCTGAAGAGGAGCTCGGTGTCCTTCTTTGACATCGAGAAGCAAGAATCCGCGGTGTCCAAGTGGGCGAGGGCAAGAACACGAGCAGCCAAG GTTGGAAAGGGGTTGTCCAAGGATGACAAAGCTCAGAAACTCGCATTGCAGCACTGGCTTGAAGCT ATTGACCCGCGGCACCGGTATGGACATAATCTCCACTATTACTATGACTGCTGGTTGCAATGCGAAAGCAAGGAGCCATTCTTCTATTG GCTTGATGTTGGAGAAGGCAAGGAGATCAATCTCGAAGACCGGTGCCCAAGATGGAAGCTTCTGAGCCAGTGCATCAAATATCTTGGTCCA CAAGAAAGAGAAGATTACGAGGTTGTAATTGAACACGGCAAGTTCATGTACAAGAACAGCCGGCAAATCCTTGACACATCTGGAGGGCCAAGAGATGACAAATGGATCTTTGTTCTGAGCACATCCAAGAATCTATATGTTGGGCAG AAGAAAAAGGGCAAATTTCAGCATTCTAGCTTCCTAGCTGGTGGAGCAACATCTGCTGCtggccgactcgtcgtcgaaGATGGAACTCTAAAG GCTATCTGGCCTCACAGCGGGCACTATCGCCCAACAGAGGAGAACTTCCAGGAATTCCAGGGCTTCCTCAAGGACAACAATGTCGATCTCACTGATGTCAAG ATGAGCCCAACCGAAGGGGATGAAGAATTCTGGGGCAGGCTCAGGAGCATTCCTTCTGACCGGTGCGCCGATGCCGACAACACTGAAGAAGAGATGAACTCTTCTGAACAAGCTGTCCACCATTGCCAGACACCTGAAGCCACAAAAACCTCACATGAAAAAGAGGTCTCATCACAACAAGAAGAGGCAATCAGCCATCCTAGCACCCTGAAAATTCTCCCAAGGGTGGATTCATCAGAAGGCACCGAAATGTCGAATGCCCGCGACAACGGCTGGCCTGAACAAGAAGAGGCAAATCATGATCAACTCCAAGATCCTGAAGAAGACGAtgagccgtcgtcgtcgtcgtcgtcggtgccgAGAGAGAAGATCCTGGAGAGGATCAACTCCAAGAAGGAGGCCAAGTCATACCAGCTCGGGAAGCAGCTGTCGTTCAAGTGGACCACCGGCGCCGGGCCACGGATCGTGTGCGTCAGGGACTACCCGTCGGAGCTGCAGCTCCGGGCGCTGGAGCAGGTGCACCTGTCgccgaggagcggcggcggcggcggcagggcggCGTCGTCCCGGTTCGCGTCGCCGCAGAGGTCGAGCAGCC